In a genomic window of Campylobacter concisus ATCC 51562:
- a CDS encoding HD domain-containing protein, which produces MLADKSTKNSDNYLKIKEKFLDFKANLPKHFQKNQGRNFANFLAKEYDDFIKSYLNETMREFFDDFVPQNDSFAFSVLATGKYAQTLLSANSELEILLVYKNLKGYNIKNFLKEFSEILSSSGINFYIKSAEIDEIFTNYKDDLKFKSETSQVRYICGSKSLYRLVKSEIIKLKEFDKKAFLNYHLKAFLPFSSISYLAQEPNLKSGFGGIDEIYHLNCILNCLDSDISVRSQALKVMNEKEIASFNLNVDFLLSLLTTLNLTQNSDTFSASSVEITTNFMQTKSKKLQDNESVISQKMLSSMNNVAIYSRFIVASLCRPFFKSELNFDQRKFARLKNGFYEINGVIYVPLHKKPAFIENLITKLLELKDVDYKFDISAIFYIKRAIITKSGLERAISEFKKIFLRKNSYAILKSLLDAQMIQILIKPMEHISQLAQYDGYHEFTVDEHSILSVKFLENIKDKFIKNLYTELCLEGKTMLKIVTLMHDVGKGLGKDHANIGANIFRAYANKLNLSQKAVNIGVILIKYHTLMSNVSNREDIYSQRVIFAFISKLGDKQVLKLLYILSYCVINATNERLYNAYTAKLLRELYEISLSAFSDENLLDEATRRVKKEQSIKRNSEFLALESSLQEKIFKITSNLVFIKYNASEIINLSKAADSLDTTEIFINNSKNLSIQIYTKKSLNLSALLYEFAKFDLAYMEIFELFEKKFYIRLDFNQNVKKEELEITKNLALKSLNSEVLKEPLKPNINKDEINFELNHSKDYAKLSINAKDQRGLMAYVMSVFDRLHFQVTSARIQTVKNRTRNLFLIEKNERLESKGEEILNLLISE; this is translated from the coding sequence ATGCTGGCCGATAAAAGTACCAAAAATAGCGATAATTATTTAAAAATCAAAGAGAAATTTCTTGATTTTAAGGCAAATTTACCAAAACATTTTCAAAAAAATCAGGGTAGAAATTTTGCAAATTTTTTAGCCAAAGAATATGATGATTTTATAAAATCTTATTTAAATGAAACTATGCGAGAATTTTTTGATGATTTTGTGCCGCAAAATGACAGCTTTGCCTTTAGTGTTTTAGCTACTGGAAAATACGCTCAAACACTACTTAGCGCAAATAGTGAGCTTGAAATTTTACTAGTTTATAAAAATTTAAAAGGCTACAATATAAAGAATTTCTTAAAAGAATTTAGCGAAATTTTAAGTAGCTCTGGAATAAATTTTTATATAAAAAGCGCTGAAATAGATGAAATTTTTACAAATTACAAAGACGATCTCAAATTTAAAAGCGAAACATCACAAGTCCGATATATCTGTGGTTCAAAAAGCCTCTACCGCTTAGTAAAAAGCGAGATCATAAAATTAAAAGAATTTGATAAAAAAGCCTTTTTAAACTACCATTTAAAGGCATTTTTGCCATTTTCTAGCATCAGCTACTTAGCCCAAGAGCCAAATCTAAAAAGTGGCTTTGGCGGGATAGATGAAATTTACCACTTAAACTGCATACTAAACTGCCTTGATAGCGACATTTCAGTTAGATCACAAGCCCTAAAAGTGATGAATGAAAAAGAGATCGCTAGCTTTAACCTAAATGTGGACTTTTTACTAAGCCTACTAACTACCTTAAATTTAACGCAAAATTCTGATACTTTTAGCGCTTCAAGCGTTGAGATCACGACAAATTTCATGCAGACAAAGTCTAAAAAGCTTCAAGATAACGAAAGCGTTATCAGCCAAAAAATGCTAAGCTCGATGAATAATGTCGCCATTTATTCGAGGTTTATCGTCGCTTCTCTTTGCAGGCCATTTTTTAAAAGTGAGCTAAATTTTGATCAGAGAAAATTTGCTAGGCTAAAAAATGGCTTTTACGAAATAAATGGCGTTATTTACGTGCCACTTCATAAAAAGCCAGCTTTTATTGAAAATCTAATAACCAAGCTTTTAGAACTAAAAGATGTGGATTATAAATTTGATATAAGCGCGATCTTTTACATCAAGCGAGCCATCATCACAAAAAGTGGCTTAGAGCGTGCTATAAGTGAGTTTAAGAAGATATTTTTAAGAAAAAATTCCTACGCAATTTTAAAATCATTGCTCGATGCACAAATGATACAAATTTTAATAAAACCAATGGAACACATCAGCCAGCTAGCTCAGTACGACGGCTATCACGAATTTACGGTCGATGAGCATAGCATTTTAAGTGTAAAATTTCTTGAAAATATAAAAGATAAATTCATAAAAAATCTCTATACCGAGCTTTGCTTGGAGGGTAAAACAATGCTAAAGATCGTGACTTTAATGCACGACGTTGGCAAGGGGCTTGGCAAAGACCACGCAAATATCGGCGCAAATATCTTTAGAGCATACGCAAACAAGCTAAATTTAAGCCAAAAAGCCGTAAATATCGGCGTCATCTTGATAAAATACCACACGCTAATGAGCAATGTCTCAAACAGAGAGGACATTTATTCCCAACGCGTTATATTTGCTTTTATCTCAAAGCTTGGCGACAAGCAGGTTTTAAAACTGCTTTACATCCTTAGCTACTGCGTGATAAATGCGACAAACGAGAGACTCTATAACGCCTACACAGCAAAGCTTTTAAGGGAACTTTATGAAATTTCTCTTAGCGCATTTAGCGATGAAAATTTACTTGATGAAGCGACAAGGCGCGTAAAAAAAGAGCAGTCTATAAAACGAAATAGCGAGTTTTTGGCGCTTGAGTCAAGCTTGCAAGAAAAAATTTTTAAAATCACATCAAATCTTGTCTTTATAAAATATAATGCGAGTGAGATCATAAATTTAAGCAAAGCTGCAGATAGCTTAGATACGACAGAAATTTTTATAAATAACTCTAAAAATTTAAGCATACAAATTTATACAAAAAAGAGCCTAAACTTAAGCGCCCTGCTCTATGAATTTGCCAAATTTGACCTTGCATACATGGAAATTTTTGAGCTATTTGAGAAGAAATTTTATATTAGGCTTGATTTTAACCAAAATGTTAAAAAAGAGGAGCTTGAAATTACTAAAAATTTAGCTCTAAAATCCCTAAATAGCGAAGTTTTAAAAGAGCCTTTGAAACCAAACATTAACAAAGATGAGATAAACTTCGAGCTAAATCACTCAAAAGATTATGCCAAACTTAGCATCAACGCAAAAGATCAGCGTGGGCTAATGGCTTATGTGATGAGTGTTTTTGATAGGCTTCATTTTCAAGTCACGAGTGCTAGAATCCAAACGGTCAAAAATAGAACGAGAAATCTCTTTTTGATCGAGAAAAACGAGCGACTTGAGAGTAAAGGCGAAGAGATATTAAATTTATTAATAAGCGAGTAA
- the mqnE gene encoding aminofutalosine synthase MqnE: protein MMNLLQKLESGERLSKQEAFSLYELDLFTLAKFADKKRRKLHGNKVFFNVNRHINPTNICADICKFCAFSAHRKNPNPYLMSHEEILKIVDESVSHGVKEIHIVSAHNAKSGWQWYLEIFKKIKAAHPELHVKAMTAAEIDFLSRYYGLSYDEVIEKMLEYGVDSMPGGGAEIFDEEIRAKICKGKVSSENWLKIHKMWHDKGRQSNATMLFGHIESRDNRIDHMLRIRDLQDETGGFNAFIPLVYQRENNYLKDVKFLGSAEILKTLAISRLVLDNVPHIKAYWATSTLNLAMIAQEFGADDLDGTIEKESIQSAAGANSANGVTLKTFCDLIKTSGFTPVERDSLYNELKIY from the coding sequence ATAATGAATCTATTACAAAAACTAGAAAGTGGCGAGAGATTAAGCAAACAAGAGGCTTTTTCGCTTTATGAGCTTGATCTTTTTACATTGGCTAAATTTGCCGATAAAAAGCGCAGAAAACTGCACGGCAATAAGGTCTTTTTTAATGTAAATCGCCATATCAATCCAACAAATATCTGCGCTGATATCTGTAAATTTTGCGCATTTTCAGCTCACAGAAAAAATCCAAATCCATACCTAATGAGCCACGAAGAGATTTTAAAGATCGTTGATGAGAGCGTGAGCCACGGCGTAAAGGAGATACACATCGTATCAGCTCACAATGCAAAAAGTGGCTGGCAGTGGTATTTAGAGATTTTTAAAAAGATAAAGGCAGCTCATCCAGAGCTTCATGTAAAGGCGATGACAGCAGCTGAGATCGACTTTTTGTCAAGATACTACGGCTTAAGCTATGATGAGGTGATAGAGAAGATGCTCGAATACGGCGTCGATAGCATGCCAGGCGGCGGGGCTGAAATTTTTGATGAAGAGATCAGGGCTAAAATTTGCAAAGGCAAAGTAAGTAGCGAAAACTGGCTAAAGATCCATAAAATGTGGCACGACAAGGGCAGGCAAAGCAATGCAACAATGCTCTTTGGCCACATAGAAAGCCGCGATAACAGGATCGATCACATGCTAAGGATTAGAGATTTGCAGGATGAAACTGGTGGATTTAACGCATTTATCCCGCTTGTCTATCAAAGAGAAAATAACTACTTAAAAGATGTGAAATTTCTAGGATCGGCTGAAATTTTAAAGACTCTGGCGATCTCACGTCTTGTGCTTGATAATGTCCCACACATCAAAGCTTACTGGGCCACTTCGACGCTAAATTTAGCGATGATCGCTCAGGAATTTGGCGCTGATGATCTTGATGGTACGATAGAAAAAGAGAGCATACAAAGTGCAGCAGGTGCAAACAGCGCAAATGGCGTTACGTTAAAGACATTTTGCGATCTTATTAAAACATCTGGTTTTACGCCAGTTGAGCGTGATAGCTTATATAACGAACTTAAAATTTACTAA
- a CDS encoding NCS2 family permease: MKFFDLAQNKTSVKQEFGAGLTTFLAMMYIVPVNAIIMSKTGMPYEALITATALITIFSTILNGLWANTPVAMSVGMGLNAYFTFGLCIGMKVPWQTALGVVFLSGVIFVVLSFTNFRMWIIRSIPLDLRRAISAGIGTFISFVAFQQMGFIVNSDAVLVGIGNFRDPNVLLGVLGLFLVICFWAWKIKGAFILAVLVTSVIAWVLGIAPHPTEIFSTPASISPIFLELDIKGAFSLALLPVVITFFVTDLFDSIGTLAGVGTRAGIFDENKKDGVVKLEKTLEADAVATAAGSLVGVSTTTSFVESASGVEEGGRTGLTAVFCGLLFILTLFMLPLFKAIPGNAIYPILVMVGVLMFAELASINFKDPAIAVATFFIVVLIPLTYSITNGLAFGFMSYVIVKLIKREFSDINLGVVVLALISFIVFLVH; the protein is encoded by the coding sequence GTGAAATTTTTTGACTTAGCACAAAATAAAACGAGTGTGAAGCAGGAATTTGGAGCGGGACTTACGACATTTTTGGCGATGATGTATATCGTGCCGGTAAATGCGATCATTATGAGCAAAACTGGTATGCCTTATGAGGCGCTAATTACGGCAACTGCGCTAATTACCATCTTTTCTACTATATTAAATGGTCTTTGGGCGAACACGCCAGTTGCGATGAGCGTTGGTATGGGGCTTAACGCTTATTTTACATTTGGTCTTTGCATCGGCATGAAAGTGCCTTGGCAAACGGCTCTTGGCGTTGTTTTTCTAAGCGGCGTGATATTTGTCGTCTTGTCTTTTACAAATTTTAGAATGTGGATAATAAGATCCATCCCACTTGATCTAAGAAGAGCGATAAGCGCTGGCATAGGCACATTTATCAGCTTTGTGGCATTTCAGCAAATGGGCTTTATCGTAAATAGCGACGCAGTTTTGGTTGGCATAGGAAATTTCAGAGATCCAAACGTGCTTCTTGGCGTTTTGGGGCTATTTTTGGTTATTTGCTTTTGGGCGTGGAAGATAAAGGGTGCGTTTATCCTAGCCGTGCTTGTCACTTCAGTGATCGCTTGGGTGCTTGGCATCGCTCCTCATCCAACAGAAATTTTCTCAACTCCAGCCTCTATCTCACCGATATTTTTAGAGCTTGACATAAAAGGTGCCTTTAGCCTAGCTTTACTCCCAGTTGTTATCACATTTTTTGTGACCGATCTTTTTGACTCGATAGGCACACTAGCTGGCGTTGGCACAAGGGCTGGGATATTTGACGAAAACAAAAAAGATGGCGTCGTAAAACTTGAAAAAACCCTTGAAGCTGACGCTGTTGCTACTGCAGCTGGCTCGCTTGTAGGTGTAAGTACGACCACATCGTTTGTAGAGAGCGCAAGCGGCGTAGAAGAGGGCGGTAGGACTGGTCTAACAGCTGTATTTTGCGGACTTTTATTTATACTTACACTATTTATGTTGCCACTTTTTAAAGCTATCCCTGGCAATGCCATCTATCCGATCCTTGTAATGGTCGGCGTGCTTATGTTTGCTGAGCTTGCTAGTATAAATTTTAAAGATCCAGCCATAGCTGTTGCGACATTTTTCATAGTTGTGCTCATCCCGCTTACTTACTCGATCACAAACGGCCTTGCATTTGGCTTTATGTCATACGTCATAGTTAAGCTCATAAAGAGAGAATTTAGCGATATAAATTTAGGCGTAGTCGTACTAGCGCTCATTAGTTTTATCGTATTTTTAGTGCATTAA
- a CDS encoding phosphoribosyltransferase: MIFYSYDEFAVDAKKMAKQIKDEFDPEVILAVARGGLTLGHSLAVALNNRNLFTLNSIHYEDTNKLDTINIFNVPDLSKYTKILLVDDIIDSGESMVEIKRELLKRYPNLDIKIATVFYKEKALLLPEFKVKEAHDWIEFFWDIHI, from the coding sequence ATGATATTTTATAGCTACGATGAATTTGCCGTTGATGCCAAAAAGATGGCAAAACAGATAAAAGATGAGTTTGATCCAGAGGTGATACTAGCTGTGGCAAGGGGCGGTCTAACGCTTGGTCACTCGCTAGCCGTTGCGCTTAATAATAGAAATTTATTTACCCTAAATTCTATCCATTATGAAGATACAAACAAGCTTGATACGATTAATATCTTTAACGTGCCAGATCTTAGCAAATACACTAAAATTTTGCTCGTCGATGACATCATCGATAGTGGTGAGAGCATGGTCGAGATAAAAAGAGAGCTACTCAAACGCTATCCAAATTTAGATATAAAGATAGCGACCGTCTTTTATAAAGAGAAAGCTCTGCTTTTGCCAGAATTTAAGGTAAAAGAGGCTCACGATTGGATCGAGTTTTTTTGGGATATACATATTTAA